The Actinomadura graeca nucleotide sequence CGGTACGCGCCGCGCCGCTTCTACTCCAGCATCCACGGCTGGACACAGGCGTCCGTCGACGACCACCGCATCGTCCTCGCTGCGCTGCGGGCGAGGGACGCCGGCGCGGCGCGGCAGGCGATGCGGGCGCACATCCGGCACGCGGGCACGCTGCTGGTCGTGCACCTGGAGGCCCAGGGATTCTGGGACGAGCGGGCCGGTGGCCGTCGCTCGGCCCGGTGAACCGGCCGCCTATAGCGTATAAGCGATATCCAGGAGGATGCGGTTGATCACGGTGTCCGAGCACGAGGCGACCCGGGTGCTGACGCTCGACCGCCCGGAGGCCCGCAACGCGATCGACGTCCCGGCGCGTGAAGCCCTCCGGGACGAGCTCCGGCGCGCGGTGGACGATCCCGCCGTGCGGGCCGTCGTGCTGACCGGCGCCGGAGGCACGTTCTGCGCGGGCGGGGACGTCCGTTCCATGGAGGGCGCGGCCCCGGACACGGTGCGGGCGCGGCTCGCGCCGCTGCACGACGTGGTCCGGCTGATCGCCGCGGGCGGGACGCCCGTGGTGGCGGCCGTCGAGGGCACCGCCGCCGGGCTGGGCGTCTCCCTCGCCGCGGTCTGCGACCACGTGGTCACCGCCGAGGACGCCAGGTTCGTCGCGGCGTTCGGCAGGATCGGCCTCGTCCCGGACGGCGGGCTCCTCTGGACGCTCCCGCGGCGGGTCGGGTCGGGCGCCGCCAGGGACATGCTGCTCTTCGGCGCGCCCGTGCCCGCGTCCCGCGCCTACGAGATCGGCCTGGCCGACTCGCTCGCCCCGCCCGGTGGCGCGCTGGACGCCGCGCTGGAACGCGCCGCCGGGGCCGCCGCCCTCGCCCCGCTGGCGGTCGCCGCCGCCAAACGCGTGCTCGCCGGTGACGACGGGCTGGAGCGGCTCCTGGAGGCCGAGTGCGCGGAGCAGGCGGCCCTGTTCGCAACCGCCGACTTCGCCGAGGGACGCGCCGCGTTCGCCGGGCGCAGGACGCCCCGTTTCGAGGGCCGCTGACAGCACGCCGGCCCGGGAGGCGACCCGACGCTCCGATGCCGCTGAGAGGCGAGGGCACCGCCGACGGCAAGTAGATGATCATCGGTCGCCGGCTGCCGGAGGACTGAGTGCGCTCCGCGATCACGCCCGGAATTGGCGGATATCGTCGTCGGCACAGCCGGAGGAAGGGGCTCGATGATGAGGAACCGGGACTTCGCCGGAACGCCGGTGGGCGCGGTCGGCCTGGGGTGCATGGGGATGAGCTGGGCGTACGCCGAGTCCGAGCGCGACGACGAGGCGTCGGCCGCGCTGATCCGCGAGGCCCTCGACCTCGGCGTGACGTTCCTGGACACCGCCCAGGTTTACGGCGACGGTCACAACGAGGAGTTAGTGGGCCGCGCGCTCGCCGGCCGGCGGGACGAGGCGGTCCTCGCCACCAAGACCGGCCTGGTCGTCGCGGACATGGCGACCAGGAGCATCGTCCGGCGGGGCACGCCCGAGCACGTCGTCGCGTCCGCCGAGGACAGCCTGCGCCGTCTCCGCACCGACGTGATCGACCTCTACTACCTGCACCGCGTCGACCCGGACGTGCCGCTGGCCGACACCTGGGGCGCCATGGCGGAGCTGGTCGCGGCGGGCAAGGTCCGCCACCTCGGCCTGTCGGAGGTCAGCGTCGCGCAGGCCGCCGAGGCGCACGCCGTCCACCCGGTCGCAGCCGTCCAGTCGGAGCTGTCGCTGTGGACGCGCGACGCCATGGGCGAGCCCGGCGGGGGCGCGGCGGGCGACGGCGTGGGCTCCATCGCCGGGGCGGGCGAGGCGGGCGACGTCGTCGGCTGGTGCGCCGCCCACGGCGCGGCGTTCGTGCCGTTCTCGCCGCTGGGCCGGGGCTTTTTAACCGGGACCGTGACCACCTCCGAGTTCGAGGCCACCGACTTCCGGGGCATCAACCCGCGCTTCCAGGAGGAGGCGCTGAAGGCCAATCTGCGGATCGTCGACGTCGTCAGGGCGGTCGCGGACGGCCACGGTGCCACCCCGGCCCAGGTCGCCATCGCCTGGACGCTCGCGCAGGGCGACCACGTCATCCCGATCCCCGGGACCAAGAAGGAGCGCTACCTGCGCGACAACGCCGGCGCCGCCGGCCTGGAACTGACCGGCGCCGACCTCGCGGCGCTGGACGCCGTGCCCGCCGCCGTCGGCGGACGCTACTGAAGCGGGCGCCGTTGCGCGGCCACGGGACGGGCCGGCTCAGGGCGCTGGGCTGTCCACGTCCCGGGCGCGCAGGACGGTGCTCGGGGCGACGCCGCGGACGCGCTTGAAGGCGTTGCTGAACGCGAACCCGTCGGCGTAGCCGACCCGCCGCGCGACCGAGGCGACGCTGGCGCCGCGCTCGCGCAGCAGGTCGGCGGCCAGCGTCATCCGCCACTCGGTGAGGTAGGCGAGCGGCGGGCTGCCGACCAGCTCGGTGAAGCGGCGCGCGAACACCGCGCGGGACATGCCCGTCTCGGCGGCGAGGGACGCCACCGTCCACGGCCCGGCGGGCCGCTCGTGCAGGAGCCGCAGCGCGAGCCCGATCCGCGGGTCGCCGAGGGCCCGGTACCCGGCGGGCGGCGCCGCGTCCGGGCGTGCGAACCACGCGCGCAGCGCCCGCACCAGCAGCATGTCGAGGAGCCGGTCGAGGATGATCTGCTGGCCCGGCTCCTCGCGGGCGACCTCGGCCGCCAGCAGGTCGAGCAGCGGCGCGAACTCCCGCTGCCACGGGACGACGGCCAGCTCCGGCAGCGCCGAGAGCAGCCGCTCGCACACGTCGCCGCGCATCGGGTACTCGGCCGTGACGAACAGGTCCGATCCGTCGGCGGTGAAGCCGTAGGTGCGCGGGCCGAGCCGGTAGTCGCGCCGGGGGGCGGCCGGGCCGTCGGCGGTCGCGTAGCAGCGCTCGGAGTCGAGGACCACGATCTGCGGCGGTGTGTCCGGATGGTCCCCGGCCGTGAACGGCGTCCCGCCGCGCGTCAGGACGATGTCTCCCTGCCGGACCGGGAGGGGCCGCCCACCGTCGGGCACGAGCCACGCCTCGCCGCTGAGCATGGTGCCGAGCGCGAGCGGCGCGGGGGCGTCGAACCGCACCGCCCACGGCGGCTCGGCGACCGACCGGCAGAACACGGCGCCCCGGGCCCGCACGCCCGAGAGCAGGTCGTCGAGGATGTCCATGCTGAGACGATCCCACATGTGATCGAGACGTGCGACCATGGATCGTCTCGGCCCCGGCTGATGTGCTGGTCACATGACCGATGCACCGATCCTCGTCCTCGGCGCCCGCGGCAAGACCGGACGCCGGGTGACCGCACGCCTCCGGGACCGCGGGCTGGCCGTCCGCGCCGCGTCCCGCACGACCGGGACCCGCTTCGAATGGGCCGACCGCTCCACCTGGGGCCCGGCGCTGGAGGGCGCGGGCGCCGTGTACCTCGTCCCGATGAACGAGCACGTCCGCCAGGAAGCCGTCTCCGAATTCACCGGCGAGGCCGCGGCCGCCGGAGTGCGGCGGCTCGTCCTGCTGTCCGCGCGCGGCGTGGACGGGCGGCCCATGCCCGAGCAGGAGCCCGCCGAGCGCGCCGTCCGGGAGGCCGGCGCGCAATGGACGATCCTGCGCCCCGCGTGGTTCAACCAGAACTTCAGCGAGGACTTCCTGCTCTCCCCGCTGCTCGGCGGAGACCTGGCACTGCCCGCGGGGGAGGGCCGGGAGGCGTTCGTCGACGTGGCGGACATCGCCGACATCGCGGTCGCCGCGCTCACCGGCGACGGCCACGACGGGCGGACCTATGAGCTGACCGGCCCGGAGCCGCTGTCGTTCCGGGAGGTCGTCCGGACGGTCGCGGCCGCGTCGGGCCGCGACATCCGCTACACGCCGCTGGAGGTGCCCGAGTTCAAGGCGAGACTGGAGGCGGACGCGGTCCCCGGCCCGTTGATCGAGATCCTCGCGAGGCTGCTGGCGGGGATCGCCGACGGCACGGGCGACCGCGTGACCGGCGACGTGCGGAATGTGCTCGGCCGTGAGCCGCGCCCGTTCGCCGAGTACGTCAAGGAGGCCGCGGCCGCCGGTGCCTGGAGCGGCCCGGCCTAGCCGGGCGGCCGGGGACGATAGTCCGCCAGATGGCGCCGGACCATTCGGCGGACGGCCGGGTCACAGGCGGCCTCCGGCAGCCGCCGATCCGGGGCCGTGCGCGCGGAATGCCGTCCAGCCGCGCGGTGTTGAACAGTCGTGCCGCCGGGGAAAATCAATCGCCCCGTGTGAGGCGTTCCGGCTACGGTGCGAAGGTTTGAGGGGTGAGCGGGGCCGAGGGGCCTGGAACCCTATCCTTGTCGAGGATTATGAGGACGTCTGTGAGATCGCCGCTCGCCGACCTGCGCGCGCGCCTGCCGCATCTGATGCTCCGCGACCAGCACCGGTTGCGGCGCCGGATCGACGGCATCCAGAAGATGCGCGACGCCGCGCGCCGCGCCGCGGTCACCGAGGAGATCGCCGCCGAGATCGAGACGGCGGAGCGCCGCGTGGCGCGGCGCCGCGCCGCCGTGCCCGCGATCACCTACCCGGCCGAGTTGCCGGTGGCCCGGAAGAAGGACGACATCCTCGCCGCCGTCCGCGACCACCAGGTCGTGATCGTCGCGGGGGAGACCGGGTCGGGGAAGACGACGCAGATCCCGAAGATCTGCCTGGAGCTCGGCCGCGGCGTGCTCGGTTCGATCGGGCACACCCAGCCGCGCCGGCTCGCCGCCCGCACCGTCGCCGACCGGATCGCCGAGGAGCTCGGCACCGGGCTCGGCGACGCCGTCGGCTACAAGGTGCGCTTCACCGACCACTCCGGTGACGACACGCTCGTCAAGCTGATGACCGACGGGATCCTGCTCGCCGAGATCCAGGCCGACCGGCTGCTCCGCCAGTACGACACCCTGATCATCGACGAGGCGCACGAGCGCAGCCTCAACATCGACTTCCTGCTCGGGTACGTCAAGGAGATCCTGCCGAGGCGCCCCGACCTCAAGGTGATCATCACTTCGGCGACGATCGACCCCGAACGGTTCTCCGAGCACTTCGACGGCGCGCCGATCGTGGAGGTGTCGGGCCGCACGTACCCGGTGGAGGTGCGCTACCGGCCGATCGCCGACCCCGGCGACCCGTCCGCCGACCCCGACCGCGACCCGATCCAGGCGATCCTGGACGCGGTGGACGAGCTGGGCCGCGAGGCGCCCGGCGACGTGCTGGTCTTCCTCAGCGGCGAGCGCGAGATCCGCGACACCGCCGACGCGCTGGCCAAGCACTTCCAGCGCAGGCGCGACGCCACCGAGGTCCTCCCGCTGTACGCGCGGCTGTCGGCGGCCGAGCAGCACCGGGTGTTCCAGCGGCACACCGGGCGGCGGGTCGTCCTCGCGACGAACGTCGCCGAGACGTCGCTGACCGTCCCGGGCATCAAGTACGTCGTCGATCCCGGCACGGCCCGCGTCTCCCGCTACAGTCACCGGCTGAAGGTGCAGCGGCTCCCGATCGAGCCCGTCTCCCAGGCGTCGGCGAACCAGCGCAAGGGACGCTGCGGGCGCGTGTCCGAGGGCGTGTGCATCCGGCTGTACTCCGAGGAGGACTTCGAGTCCCGCCCGGAGTTCACCGACCCGGAGATCCTGCGCACCAACCTGGCGTCGGTCATCCTGCAGATGACGTCGCTCGGCCTCGGTGACATCGCCGCGTTCCCGTTCGTGGAGCCGCCCGACCGCCGCAACGTCAAGGCGGGCGTCGACCTGCTGCACGAGCTCGGCGCGATCGACCCGTCCGAGAAGGACCCGCGCAAGCGCCTCACCCCGCTCGGCCGCCGCCTGGCCCAGCTCCCCGTCGACCCGAGGCTCGCGCGGATGGTCCTGGAGGCCGACGCGAACGGCTGCGTCCGCGAGGTCCTGGTCATCGCCGCCGCGCTGTCCATCCAGGACCCCCGGGAGAGGCCCGCCGAGCACCAGCAGGCCGCCGACGACAGGCACCGCCGGTTCGCCGACCCCACGTCCGACTTCCTGGCCTACCTGAACCTGTGGAACTACCTGCGCGAGCAGCAGAGGGAGCTGAC carries:
- a CDS encoding enoyl-CoA hydratase/isomerase family protein, producing MSEHEATRVLTLDRPEARNAIDVPAREALRDELRRAVDDPAVRAVVLTGAGGTFCAGGDVRSMEGAAPDTVRARLAPLHDVVRLIAAGGTPVVAAVEGTAAGLGVSLAAVCDHVVTAEDARFVAAFGRIGLVPDGGLLWTLPRRVGSGAARDMLLFGAPVPASRAYEIGLADSLAPPGGALDAALERAAGAAALAPLAVAAAKRVLAGDDGLERLLEAECAEQAALFATADFAEGRAAFAGRRTPRFEGR
- a CDS encoding aldo/keto reductase, with amino-acid sequence MRNRDFAGTPVGAVGLGCMGMSWAYAESERDDEASAALIREALDLGVTFLDTAQVYGDGHNEELVGRALAGRRDEAVLATKTGLVVADMATRSIVRRGTPEHVVASAEDSLRRLRTDVIDLYYLHRVDPDVPLADTWGAMAELVAAGKVRHLGLSEVSVAQAAEAHAVHPVAAVQSELSLWTRDAMGEPGGGAAGDGVGSIAGAGEAGDVVGWCAAHGAAFVPFSPLGRGFLTGTVTTSEFEATDFRGINPRFQEEALKANLRIVDVVRAVADGHGATPAQVAIAWTLAQGDHVIPIPGTKKERYLRDNAGAAGLELTGADLAALDAVPAAVGGRY
- a CDS encoding AraC family transcriptional regulator is translated as MDILDDLLSGVRARGAVFCRSVAEPPWAVRFDAPAPLALGTMLSGEAWLVPDGGRPLPVRQGDIVLTRGGTPFTAGDHPDTPPQIVVLDSERCYATADGPAAPRRDYRLGPRTYGFTADGSDLFVTAEYPMRGDVCERLLSALPELAVVPWQREFAPLLDLLAAEVAREEPGQQIILDRLLDMLLVRALRAWFARPDAAPPAGYRALGDPRIGLALRLLHERPAGPWTVASLAAETGMSRAVFARRFTELVGSPPLAYLTEWRMTLAADLLRERGASVASVARRVGYADGFAFSNAFKRVRGVAPSTVLRARDVDSPAP
- a CDS encoding NAD(P)H-binding protein, whose translation is MTDAPILVLGARGKTGRRVTARLRDRGLAVRAASRTTGTRFEWADRSTWGPALEGAGAVYLVPMNEHVRQEAVSEFTGEAAAAGVRRLVLLSARGVDGRPMPEQEPAERAVREAGAQWTILRPAWFNQNFSEDFLLSPLLGGDLALPAGEGREAFVDVADIADIAVAALTGDGHDGRTYELTGPEPLSFREVVRTVAAASGRDIRYTPLEVPEFKARLEADAVPGPLIEILARLLAGIADGTGDRVTGDVRNVLGREPRPFAEYVKEAAAAGAWSGPA